One Streptomyces sp. B21-105 genomic region harbors:
- a CDS encoding MmcQ/YjbR family DNA-binding protein, with the protein MTPEELRALCLSFNAAQEDFPFRPEISVFKVLGKMFALSWTADRPLKVNLKCDPEDAVRLRGEHPGLIAPGYHMNKRHWNTVTVDGDLSAGLVRELVEDSYDLVVAGLPRAERLRLDRS; encoded by the coding sequence GTGACCCCCGAGGAGCTGCGCGCCCTCTGCCTGTCGTTCAACGCGGCGCAGGAGGACTTCCCGTTCCGGCCGGAGATCTCGGTCTTCAAGGTGCTGGGCAAGATGTTCGCGCTGAGCTGGACGGCCGACCGGCCGCTGAAGGTCAACCTCAAGTGCGACCCCGAGGACGCGGTGCGGCTGCGCGGCGAGCATCCGGGCCTGATCGCGCCCGGATACCACATGAACAAGCGGCACTGGAACACCGTGACGGTGGACGGTGATCTCTCCGCCGGCCTGGTCCGGGAGCTGGTCGAGGACTCGTACGACCTGGTCGTCGCCGGTCTGCCACGCGCCGAGCGGCTGCGCCTCGACCGCTCCTGA
- a CDS encoding cytidine deaminase: MTDSSALDPEDRKIVTLARSARARNDVPEGAAVRDDTGRTYVAGTVDLPSLRLSALRTAVAMAVASGARSLEAAAVVTSAEEAAGDDLAAVRDLGGPGTPVLLASPDGTVRLTVSAG, encoded by the coding sequence ATGACCGACAGCAGCGCGCTCGACCCCGAGGACCGCAAGATCGTCACCCTGGCCCGTTCCGCGCGGGCCCGCAACGACGTGCCCGAGGGAGCCGCCGTCCGCGACGACACCGGACGCACGTATGTCGCCGGGACGGTGGATCTGCCGTCGCTGCGGCTGAGCGCGCTGCGGACGGCGGTGGCGATGGCCGTGGCGTCCGGCGCGCGGTCGCTGGAGGCGGCGGCGGTGGTGACGTCGGCGGAGGAGGCGGCCGGGGACGACCTCGCCGCCGTGCGCGATCTCGGCGGGCCGGGGACCCCGGTGCTGCTGGCCTCACCGGACGGAACGGTCCGGCTCACCGTCTCCGCCGGCTGA